In Topomyia yanbarensis strain Yona2022 chromosome 2, ASM3024719v1, whole genome shotgun sequence, one DNA window encodes the following:
- the LOC131678633 gene encoding ring canal kelch homolog isoform X1, whose amino-acid sequence MISFIQYTLSTMINLSHSHNSNTGSSQNSAAEGTMERGSCILVRYASQNSLDESSQKQLPRSNGKDKATGAYRNNVHTQRSFDAMNNMREQNLLCDVILVADGIEIPAHKMVLASCSPYFYAMFTGFEESRQDRITLQGVDHRALQLLIEYVYTSVVEVTEDNVQVLLTAANLLQLTDVRDACCDYLQTQLDPSNCLGIRDFADIHGCIDLLNYAETYIEQHFSEVVQFEEFLNLTSEQVANLIKSDRLSVPSEEKVYECVIIWIQYDIASRQSYLADLMEHVRLPLLSQEYLVQRVEKEHLLKGDIQCKDFIIEALKYHLLKGEQKSSFKTPRTIPRQPVGLPKVLLVIGGQAPKAIRSVECYDLREERWYQVAEMPTRRCRAGLAVLGDKVYAIGGFNGSLRVRTVDVYDPVQDQWSTCNSMEARRSTLGVAVLNNCIFAVGGFDGSSGLSSAEMFDPRTQEWRLIASMSTRRSSVGVGVVYGLLYAVGGYDGASRQCLASVERYNPAMDTWTQIAEMTDRRSGAGVGVLDNILYAVGGHDGPLVRKSVEAYNADTNTWHKVADMAFCRRNAGVVAHKGMLFVVGGDDGSSNLASVEVYTPETNTWRVLSSSMSIGRSYAGVAMIDKPMUSEQQGATAAMAASSSRYANCSINGSAANNQNNDDENSQAEGLNSESGAVGYNQVANNNNNTNNNNNNVHYENIYESIEQYAAAANAGVAAAAPAVAQNLPGNIPPPPHGVILNQQPQPGPSAAPVILGLRNNIQAGASSCPPPPPSSILQMQQQYHPLAYRNELYDRTAGYDVPRGCPRSNYYQNQQSTGTVPRYQNLHLDLNRPRYPPNPIRTPRQRSFDDTESCQYYRYQNQNNFTKYDNLYERVREEPAYQNTGTFGTSNGAGAANRGIFGRLDVIGHGVGRIERHLSSSCGNIDHYSLGGNYAVLGHSHLGNIRLNPSSNNQPSVGKDSSSVNVKSFFSCLGGENSQSMNNISKNGYSTQSNTVNASATNSENSGAAGLPFPVLAGSSSTTAKVTGTIPKIKIKSKKESLEQNEPDPQISRIPKPSLQWLFVNKWLPLWVGQTPPDYKFIDFNFMFSRNCDGCGSTTNHQELMRLDGQAEMRSQEYGDYIPPAREYPTMNGSYPRVLRNTPQLSRLREHEYENVPVDSPSGRLDYAAARAALSHVNRTRSDSPARSAGGCRREERAASSDLFRNWAFNFEDNSFRPAVATGQNETPSPRPREIRRITDGTFRTTDFQNFVPSKDSSTPVIVVNDLATPSTSRSNSASPPKSKVIAESLVPAGKEETPGSCSSDSENFVVDSTASCAGEVAKDNNDSTQCFEKAVDAEVSKDVAKDRETNTSTETSESFNYEENAADSSNTDDDNDNDENVEAI is encoded by the exons ATGATATCTTTCATTCAGTACACCTTAAGCACCATGATCAATTTGAGCCATAGTCACAACAGTAACACTGGAAGCAGCCAGAATTCTGCTGCTGAAGGTACAATGGAAAGGGGAAG TTGCATCTTAGTGCGATATGCCAGCCAGAATTCCCTGGACGAGAGTTCCCAGAAGCAACTACCGAGATCGAATGGAAAAGACAAAGCAACTGGAGCTTACCGTAACAATGTGCACACTCAACGATCATTCGATGCCATGAACAACATGCGAGA GCAAAATTTGCTGTGCGATGTGATACTGGTCGCAGATGGTATCGAGATTCCAGCTCATAAAATGGTGTTGGCTTCGTGTAGTCCGTATTTTTACGCCATGTTCACCGGTTTCGAGGAAAGCCGCCAGGATCGAATTACACTGCAGGGTGTTGACCATCGTGCACTACAGCTGCTGATTGAATACGTCTACACGTCTGTGGTGGAAGTTACCGAAGATAATGTTCAGGTTCTGTTGACAGCAGCCAATCTGCTGCAGCTGACCGACGTGCGTGATGCTTGCTGTGATTACCTGCAAACTCAGCTCGATCCGAGTAATTGTCTTGGCATAAGGGATTTTGCCGATATACATGGCTGCATCGATTTGCTAAACTATGCTGAAACGTACATCGAACAACATTTTTC ggAAGTTGTTCAGTTTGAGGAATTTTTGAATCTCACGAGCGAGCAAGTAGCTAATCTGATCAAAAGCGACCGACTCTCGGTTCCTTCAGAGGAAAAG GTTTACGAATGTGTAATAATCTGGATTCAGTACGACATTGCCAGCCGCCAGTCATATTTGGCAGATCTGATGGAACATGTACGATTACCATTGCTTTCGCAGGAATATTTGGTTCAACGGGTGGAAAAGGAACACCTATTGAAGGGCGATATTCAGTGCAAAGATTTCATAATCGAAGCGCTTAAATATCATCTGCTGAAGGGCGAACAAAAGTCCTCCTTCAAGACCCCTCGAACCATTCCTCGACAGCCGGTAGGATTGCCGAAGGTTCTGCTCGTCATTGGTGGACAGGCACCAAAAGCGATTCGATCGGTTGAGTGCTACGATCTGCGGGAGGAACGATGGTATCAAGTTGCTGAAATGCCTACGAGAAGATGCCGTGCCGGGTTAGCTGTTCTCGGGGATAAAGTTTATGCCATAGGAGGCTTCAATGGGTCATTGAGAGTTCGTACGGTTGATGTTTACGATCCCGTCCAAGATCAGTGGAGTACTTGCAACAGCATGGAAGCAAGACGATCAACGTTGGGAGTGGCAGTTTTAAATAACTGTATATTTGCGGTTGGTGGGTTCGATGGTTCGTCCGGTTTAAGTTCGGCGGAGATGTTTGATCCAAGAACGCAGGAATGGCGACTGATTGCATCGATGTCTACAAGACGTAGCTCGGTTGGTGTTGGTGTGGTTTATGGATTGTTGTATGCCGTTGGGGGTTATGATGGAGCTTCACGACAGTGTTTGGCTTCTGTAGAACGGTACAATCCTGCCATGGATACGTGGACTCAAATTGCCGAGATGACTGACCGTAGGAGTGGAGCAGGAGTTGGTGTGTTGGATAATATTTTGTACGCTGTTGGAGGTCATGATGGGCCGTTAGTTAGGAAGTCGGTAGAAGCCTATAACGCGGATACTAACACTTGGCACAAAGTTGCCGATATGGCATTCTGTCGACGTAATGCCGGAGTTGTTGCCCACAAAGGCATGCTGTTCGTTGTGGGTGGAGACGATGGAAGCTCAAACTTAGCCTCGGTAGAGGTTTACACTCCGGAAACAAATACATGGAGAGTGCTATCATCATCGATGAGCATCGGACGTAGTTATGCCGGTGTAGCTATGATAGATAAGCCTATGTGAAGCGAACAGCAGGGCGCTACCGCCGCCATGGCAGCAAGCAGCTCAAGGTATGCAAATTGTTCTATCAACGGTAGTGCAGCGAATAATCAAAACAACGACGACGAGAATAGTCAAGCTGAAGGGCTGAACTCAGAATCTGGTGCTGTAGGTTATAATCAAGTCgcaaacaataacaataatactaacaacaacaacaataacgtACACTACGAAAATATTTACGAGTCAATTGAACAATACGCTGCTGCCGCGAATGCTGGTGTGGCTGCGGCCGCCCCTGCTGTTGCTCAAAATCTTCCTGGAAACATTCCACCGCCACCCCATGGCGTCATTTTGAATCAACAACCCCAACCCGGTCCTTCCGCCGCTCCGGTTATTTTGGGACTGAGAAACAACATTCAAGCTGGAGCTAGTTCATGCCCACCACCACCTCCTTCAAGTATACTACAAATGCAACAACAGTACCATCCATTAGCATATCGCAACGAACTGTACGATCGAACTGCTGGGTACGATGTTCCACGCGGTTGTCCACGAAGCAACTATTATCAGAATCAACAGTCAACGGGCACGGTGCCCCGTTATCAGAATTTACATTTGGATTTAAACCGACCTCGTTATCCTCCGAACCCCATACGAACTCCACGGCAGCGAAGTTTCGATGATACCGAATCCTGCCAGTACTATCGATaccaaaatcaaaacaattttaCCAAGTACGATAACCTTTACGAGCGTGTTCGAGAGGAACCTGCCTATCAGAACACTGGAACTTTCGGTACATCTAACGGTGCTGGCGCTGCCAATCGaggaattttcggaagattGGATGTTATAGGTCATGGGGTAGGTCGTATCGAGCGTCACTTGAGCTCGTCCTGTGGAAATATCGATCATTATAGTTTGGGCGGAAATtatgcagttctaggtcacagTCATTTGGGAAACATTAGATTAAACCCGTCATCAAACAATCAACCGAGTGTCGGCAAAGATTCATCATCGGTCAATGTAAAAAGCTTCTTCAGTTGCTTGGGTGGAGAGAATTCGCAATCAATGAACAACATCAGCAAGAACGGATATTCAACCCAGTCGAATACTGTCAATGCCTCGGCCACCAATAGCGAGAATAGTGGAGCTGCTGGATTACCATTTCCAGTTTTGGCCGGCTCTTCCTCCACCACAGCAAAAGTAACCGGAACAATCCCGAAAATCAAGATTAAGTCTAAGAAAGAAAGCTTGGAGCAAAATGAACCCGATCCGCAAATTAGTCGCATCCCCAAACCTTCTCTTCAATGGCTGTTCGTAAACAAGTGGCTTCCCCTGTGGGTCGGACAAACTCCTCCGGATTACAAATTCATCGATttcaatttcatgttttctcgaAATTGCGACGGTTGTGGTAGCACTACGAACCATCAAGAATTGATGAGATTGGATGGTCAGGCAGAAATGCGATCCCAAGAGTACGGAGACTACATTCCACCGGCTAGAGAATACCCAACAATGAACGGAAGTTACCCGCGAGTATTGAGGAATACTCCTCAACTTTCTAGACTGCGAGAGCATGAGTATGAAAATGTTCCTGTGGACTCGCCATCCGGTCGACTGGATTACGCAGCTGCTCGCGCTGCATTAAGCCATGTAAATCGGACAAGATCAGACAGTCCTGCACGATCCGCCGGTGGCTGCAGGCGCGAGGAACGGGCGGCTTCCAGTGATCTATTCCGTAATTGGGCATTTAACTTCGAAGACAATAGTTTCCGACCTGCTGTCGCTACCGGACAAAATGAGACCCCCAGTCCAAGACCGAGAGAAATTCGCCGTATAACTGATGGAACTTTCCGTACGACTGATTTCCAGAATTTTGTTCCTTCCAAAGATTCCTCGACTCCTGTAATCGTTGTCAATGATTTGGCTACACCTTCCACATCACGCTCAAATTCAGCATCCCCGCCAAAAAGTAAGGTGATCGCAGAATCATTGGTTCCAGCTGGAAAGGAGGAAACTCCAGGTTCGTGTTCGTCggattctgaaaattttgtggTGGACTCCACTGCAAGTTGTGCTGGTGAGGTAGCCAAAGATAACAACGATAGCACTCAGTGCTTTGAGAAAGCTGTAGATGCCGAAGTAAGCAAAGATGTCGCCAAAGACCGGGAAACCAACACTTCTACGGAGACTTCGGAATCTTTCAACTATGAGGAAAATGCGGCTGATTCATCTAACACGGATGACGATAATGACAATGATGAAAACGTCGAAGCTATCTAA
- the LOC131678633 gene encoding ring canal kelch homolog isoform X2 gives MISFIQYTLSTMINLSHSHNSNTGSSQNSAAEGTMERGSCILVRYASQNSLDESSQKQLPRSNGKDKATGAYRNNVHTQRSFDAMNNMREQNLLCDVILVADGIEIPAHKMVLASCSPYFYAMFTGFEESRQDRITLQGVDHRALQLLIEYVYTSVVEVTEDNVQVLLTAANLLQLTDVRDACCDYLQTQLDPSNCLGIRDFADIHGCIDLLNYAETYIEQHFSEVVQFEEFLNLTSEQVANLIKSDRLSVPSEEKVYECVIIWIQYDIASRQSYLADLMEHVRLPLLSQEYLVQRVEKEHLLKGDIQCKDFIIEALKYHLLKGEQKSSFKTPRTIPRQPVGLPKVLLVIGGQAPKAIRSVECYDLREERWYQVAEMPTRRCRAGLAVLGDKVYAIGGFNGSLRVRTVDVYDPVQDQWSTCNSMEARRSTLGVAVLNNCIFAVGGFDGSSGLSSAEMFDPRTQEWRLIASMSTRRSSVGVGVVYGLLYAVGGYDGASRQCLASVERYNPAMDTWTQIAEMTDRRSGAGVGVLDNILYAVGGHDGPLVRKSVEAYNADTNTWHKVADMAFCRRNAGVVAHKGMLFVVGGDDGSSNLASVEVYTPETNTWRVLSSSMSIGRSYAGVAMIDKPM, from the exons ATGATATCTTTCATTCAGTACACCTTAAGCACCATGATCAATTTGAGCCATAGTCACAACAGTAACACTGGAAGCAGCCAGAATTCTGCTGCTGAAGGTACAATGGAAAGGGGAAG TTGCATCTTAGTGCGATATGCCAGCCAGAATTCCCTGGACGAGAGTTCCCAGAAGCAACTACCGAGATCGAATGGAAAAGACAAAGCAACTGGAGCTTACCGTAACAATGTGCACACTCAACGATCATTCGATGCCATGAACAACATGCGAGA GCAAAATTTGCTGTGCGATGTGATACTGGTCGCAGATGGTATCGAGATTCCAGCTCATAAAATGGTGTTGGCTTCGTGTAGTCCGTATTTTTACGCCATGTTCACCGGTTTCGAGGAAAGCCGCCAGGATCGAATTACACTGCAGGGTGTTGACCATCGTGCACTACAGCTGCTGATTGAATACGTCTACACGTCTGTGGTGGAAGTTACCGAAGATAATGTTCAGGTTCTGTTGACAGCAGCCAATCTGCTGCAGCTGACCGACGTGCGTGATGCTTGCTGTGATTACCTGCAAACTCAGCTCGATCCGAGTAATTGTCTTGGCATAAGGGATTTTGCCGATATACATGGCTGCATCGATTTGCTAAACTATGCTGAAACGTACATCGAACAACATTTTTC ggAAGTTGTTCAGTTTGAGGAATTTTTGAATCTCACGAGCGAGCAAGTAGCTAATCTGATCAAAAGCGACCGACTCTCGGTTCCTTCAGAGGAAAAG GTTTACGAATGTGTAATAATCTGGATTCAGTACGACATTGCCAGCCGCCAGTCATATTTGGCAGATCTGATGGAACATGTACGATTACCATTGCTTTCGCAGGAATATTTGGTTCAACGGGTGGAAAAGGAACACCTATTGAAGGGCGATATTCAGTGCAAAGATTTCATAATCGAAGCGCTTAAATATCATCTGCTGAAGGGCGAACAAAAGTCCTCCTTCAAGACCCCTCGAACCATTCCTCGACAGCCGGTAGGATTGCCGAAGGTTCTGCTCGTCATTGGTGGACAGGCACCAAAAGCGATTCGATCGGTTGAGTGCTACGATCTGCGGGAGGAACGATGGTATCAAGTTGCTGAAATGCCTACGAGAAGATGCCGTGCCGGGTTAGCTGTTCTCGGGGATAAAGTTTATGCCATAGGAGGCTTCAATGGGTCATTGAGAGTTCGTACGGTTGATGTTTACGATCCCGTCCAAGATCAGTGGAGTACTTGCAACAGCATGGAAGCAAGACGATCAACGTTGGGAGTGGCAGTTTTAAATAACTGTATATTTGCGGTTGGTGGGTTCGATGGTTCGTCCGGTTTAAGTTCGGCGGAGATGTTTGATCCAAGAACGCAGGAATGGCGACTGATTGCATCGATGTCTACAAGACGTAGCTCGGTTGGTGTTGGTGTGGTTTATGGATTGTTGTATGCCGTTGGGGGTTATGATGGAGCTTCACGACAGTGTTTGGCTTCTGTAGAACGGTACAATCCTGCCATGGATACGTGGACTCAAATTGCCGAGATGACTGACCGTAGGAGTGGAGCAGGAGTTGGTGTGTTGGATAATATTTTGTACGCTGTTGGAGGTCATGATGGGCCGTTAGTTAGGAAGTCGGTAGAAGCCTATAACGCGGATACTAACACTTGGCACAAAGTTGCCGATATGGCATTCTGTCGACGTAATGCCGGAGTTGTTGCCCACAAAGGCATGCTGTTCGTTGTGGGTGGAGACGATGGAAGCTCAAACTTAGCCTCGGTAGAGGTTTACACTCCGGAAACAAATACATGGAGAGTGCTATCATCATCGATGAGCATCGGACGTAGTTATGCCGGTGTAGCTATGATAGATAAGCCTATGTGA